In a single window of the Marinobacter sp. SS13-12 genome:
- the thiC gene encoding phosphomethylpyrimidine synthase ThiC yields MTTLPSYLSDSAKVDSAAIKPLPQSRKIYVQGSRPDLRVPMREITVGDTPTDMGGEKNAPVAVYDTSGPYSDPEATIDLRKGLKPIRLAWIEERGDVEQLADYTSEFTRRRMKDPLLDPLRFMDERKPLRAKPGKNVSQMHYARQGIITPEMEFIAIRENMKLQEAREQGLLKDQHPGQSFGASLPQEITPEFVRDEVARGRAIIPNNINHPETEPMIIGRNFLVKINGNIGNSAVSSSIEEEVEKLTWGTRWGSDTIMDLSTGKNIHETREWIIRNSPVPIGTVPIYQALEKVGGVAEDLTWEIFRDTLIEQAEQGVDYFTIHAGVRLHHVPMTAKRTTGIVSRGGSIMAKWCLAHHQESFLYEHFEDICEIMKAYDVAFSLGDGLRPGSIADANDEAQFGELETLGELTKIAWKHDVQVMIEGPGHVPMQLIKENMDKQLECCDEAPFYTLGPLTTDIAPGYDHITSGIGAAMIGWFGCAMLCYVTPKEHLGLPNKDDVKTGIITYKIAAHAADLAKGHPGAQIRDNALSKARFEFRWEDQFNLGLDPDTARAFHDETLPKDSAKVAHFCSMCGPKFCSMQISQEVREYAKEHGLDEVSAVDAGMKEKSREFVEAGSKLYDKV; encoded by the coding sequence ATGACAACATTACCTTCCTATCTCAGCGATTCAGCCAAAGTCGATTCTGCAGCCATCAAGCCGCTGCCCCAGTCCCGAAAAATTTACGTACAGGGTAGCCGACCCGATCTGCGGGTGCCCATGCGGGAAATTACGGTGGGAGACACACCAACGGACATGGGGGGCGAAAAAAACGCACCTGTTGCCGTCTATGACACCTCCGGCCCCTACAGTGATCCGGAAGCGACCATCGACCTCCGGAAGGGCCTCAAGCCTATTCGCCTGGCCTGGATCGAGGAGCGTGGAGACGTGGAGCAGCTGGCGGACTACACCTCCGAATTTACCCGCCGCCGCATGAAAGATCCGTTGCTGGACCCACTCCGGTTTATGGACGAGCGTAAACCGCTGCGGGCCAAACCCGGCAAGAACGTCAGCCAGATGCACTACGCCCGCCAGGGCATCATTACTCCGGAGATGGAGTTCATTGCCATCCGCGAGAACATGAAGCTGCAGGAGGCTCGGGAACAAGGGCTTCTGAAGGATCAGCATCCTGGCCAGTCCTTCGGTGCGTCCCTACCGCAGGAAATTACGCCGGAATTTGTCCGGGACGAAGTCGCCCGCGGCCGGGCGATTATTCCCAACAACATCAACCACCCGGAAACCGAACCGATGATCATCGGCCGAAACTTCCTGGTGAAGATCAACGGTAATATCGGTAACTCGGCGGTCAGCTCTTCGATCGAAGAAGAAGTGGAAAAGCTGACCTGGGGTACCCGCTGGGGCTCCGATACCATCATGGATTTGTCCACCGGCAAGAACATCCACGAAACCCGCGAATGGATCATCCGTAACTCACCGGTTCCTATCGGCACCGTCCCCATCTACCAGGCCCTGGAAAAAGTCGGCGGTGTGGCCGAAGACCTGACCTGGGAAATCTTCCGCGACACACTGATTGAGCAGGCAGAGCAGGGCGTGGACTACTTCACCATCCACGCCGGAGTGCGCCTGCACCATGTGCCCATGACCGCCAAGCGCACAACCGGCATTGTCTCCCGCGGCGGCTCCATCATGGCCAAGTGGTGCCTGGCTCACCATCAGGAGAGTTTCCTGTACGAGCACTTCGAAGATATCTGCGAAATCATGAAAGCCTACGACGTCGCCTTCAGCCTCGGCGACGGCCTGCGCCCGGGTTCCATTGCCGATGCCAACGACGAAGCCCAGTTCGGCGAGCTGGAAACCCTGGGTGAGCTCACCAAGATCGCCTGGAAGCATGATGTGCAAGTAATGATCGAAGGCCCGGGCCACGTGCCGATGCAGCTGATCAAGGAAAATATGGACAAGCAGCTGGAATGCTGTGACGAAGCACCGTTCTACACCCTTGGGCCACTGACCACCGACATTGCCCCAGGCTATGATCACATCACTTCGGGCATCGGTGCGGCGATGATTGGCTGGTTTGGCTGTGCCATGCTCTGCTACGTCACCCCGAAAGAGCATCTGGGCCTGCCCAACAAGGACGACGTGAAAACTGGCATCATCACCTACAAGATTGCCGCCCACGCGGCCGATTTGGCCAAGGGCCATCCTGGTGCCCAGATTCGCGACAATGCCCTGTCCAAGGCCCGCTTCGAGTTCCGCTGGGAAGACCAGTTCAACCTTGGCCTGGACCCGGACACTGCTCGGGCCTTCCACGACGAAACCCTGCCGAAGGACTCGGCCAAAGTGGCGCACTTCTGCTCCATGTGCGGCCCCAAGTTCTGCTCCATGCAGATTTCACAGGAGGTGCGGGAGTATGCCAAGGAGCACGGACTTGACGAAGTTTCGGCGGTTGACGCCGGCATGAAGGAGAAATCCCGGGAGTTTGTCGAGGCTGGGTCCAAGCTTTATGACAAGGTTTAG
- a CDS encoding TolC family outer membrane protein translates to MNKRLLSGLIGLLAAQPALSMDLVETYEKAISYDSGIASARASFEAQQAASDVSRSNLLPQVGAFGDVSHTDVDGPNQDGAYETYAFGVELTQPLFRADAWFNYDASKFQTESARAEYNLAQQQLILDVATAYFNVLRAADSLTTARATEAAIQRQYEQAQERFDVGLIAITEVYEARASYDDSKSQRIAAESELDIAREQLARLTGEYTEELDNLRRNFPLGRPEPLDPSAWENTALDQNWQIQSAMYDLNTSEANLKSAKSGHLPTLDLNASYGKTNIEGLEDPTFAQSQRDGTTTEGRIGLRLNVPLYMGGGTQAGVRQRRSLVEVAEQSLETVRRDVRVNTRSLFRTVNTNIESASALEQTIISRRSALDATRAGYEVGTRNIVEVLDAERNYYVALRDFANARYDYVINTLSLKQAAGTLSPQDLVALNNWLSASAPGIEALAEEDETIEDPMQ, encoded by the coding sequence ATGAACAAACGACTGCTTTCCGGGCTGATCGGGCTGCTCGCTGCCCAGCCTGCACTTTCCATGGATCTGGTCGAGACGTACGAGAAAGCAATCTCCTATGATTCCGGCATTGCTTCCGCCCGCGCCAGCTTTGAGGCACAACAGGCCGCCAGTGACGTCAGCCGCAGCAACCTGCTGCCTCAGGTTGGCGCGTTTGGTGATGTCAGCCATACCGATGTTGATGGCCCCAACCAGGATGGGGCGTATGAAACCTACGCCTTCGGTGTAGAGCTGACCCAACCGCTGTTCCGGGCTGACGCCTGGTTCAACTACGACGCCAGCAAGTTTCAGACAGAATCCGCCCGGGCCGAATACAACCTGGCCCAGCAGCAGCTGATTCTTGATGTGGCCACGGCGTACTTCAATGTTTTGCGTGCCGCAGACTCCCTCACCACTGCCAGGGCAACCGAGGCGGCTATCCAGCGGCAGTATGAACAGGCCCAGGAGCGCTTCGATGTGGGCCTGATTGCCATCACGGAAGTCTACGAGGCTCGCGCCAGTTACGACGACAGCAAGAGCCAGCGGATTGCGGCAGAAAGCGAGCTGGACATAGCCCGTGAGCAGCTGGCGCGCCTGACTGGTGAATACACGGAAGAGCTTGACAACCTGCGCAGAAACTTCCCTCTCGGCCGTCCGGAACCTTTGGATCCGTCGGCCTGGGAGAACACCGCCCTGGACCAGAACTGGCAGATTCAGTCTGCGATGTACGATCTGAATACCAGTGAAGCCAATCTGAAAAGCGCCAAATCCGGGCACCTGCCGACACTGGACTTGAACGCCTCCTATGGCAAGACTAATATCGAAGGCTTGGAAGATCCCACGTTTGCGCAGAGCCAGCGCGACGGCACGACGACAGAAGGCCGGATTGGGCTCAGATTGAATGTTCCGCTCTACATGGGTGGTGGCACCCAGGCTGGCGTTCGCCAACGACGGTCACTGGTGGAGGTAGCGGAGCAATCACTGGAAACCGTTCGCCGCGACGTGAGGGTGAATACCCGCAGCCTGTTCCGCACGGTAAACACCAACATCGAATCCGCCTCTGCCCTGGAGCAGACCATTATCTCCCGCCGCAGCGCACTGGATGCAACGCGCGCAGGGTATGAGGTTGGCACCCGTAATATCGTGGAAGTGCTGGATGCGGAACGTAACTATTACGTAGCGCTGCGCGACTTCGCCAATGCCCGCTACGATTATGTGATCAACACCCTGAGCCTGAAGCAGGCGGCCGGAACCCTGAGCCCTCAGGACCTGGTAGCCCTGAACAACTGGCTCAGCGCCTCGGCACCTGGCATCGAAGCCCTGGCGGAAGAGGATGAAACCATTGAAGACCCCATGCAATAA
- the waaA gene encoding lipid IV(A) 3-deoxy-D-manno-octulosonic acid transferase, with protein MLHFFYSLFFRIALPFVLLRLWWIGRTNPDAFVRWQERLGYVEASDEPVIWVHAVSVGETIAAAPLVKALLRRNPDVPVLMTAMTPTGSARAKALFGDQVRYAFSPYDTPGAVRRFVDRVRPRALVIMETELWPNMIALSEQRDVPIFLINARLSARSARGYERVASLVRPLLRNITWIAAQADEDAGRFLRIGARPESVSVTGSIKFDVEISDEIRSASSGLRQQLGAGRPVWIAASTHEGEDRQILEAHQQIMLKHPGALLVIVPRHPERFDDVAEMARSMGLVVQRRSVAGENNESRCQVYLGDTMGELLMLYGACDIAFVGGSLIERGGHNPLEPAAWGMPVLSGPHIFNFETIYSRLDAGEGLYITSSSEALAACVTQLIADKGAAEKAGRNALAVVNANRGALEKVVDGIVERV; from the coding sequence ATGCTTCACTTTTTTTACTCCCTGTTCTTTCGCATCGCGCTGCCATTTGTGTTGCTGCGCCTGTGGTGGATCGGGCGTACCAACCCGGATGCGTTTGTGCGCTGGCAGGAGCGCCTGGGTTACGTGGAGGCGTCTGATGAGCCGGTGATCTGGGTTCATGCGGTGTCCGTGGGTGAAACGATTGCTGCTGCGCCTCTTGTAAAGGCCCTGTTGCGTCGCAATCCGGACGTTCCGGTGTTGATGACCGCTATGACGCCTACTGGCTCCGCCCGGGCAAAGGCGTTGTTTGGTGATCAGGTACGCTATGCCTTTTCACCCTATGATACGCCTGGGGCGGTGCGTCGCTTTGTGGATCGGGTCCGCCCCCGTGCGTTAGTGATCATGGAAACGGAACTCTGGCCCAACATGATTGCTTTGAGCGAACAGCGCGATGTTCCCATTTTTCTGATCAATGCACGGCTTTCAGCCCGGTCCGCCCGGGGTTATGAGCGGGTAGCTTCGCTGGTGAGGCCATTGCTTCGCAACATCACCTGGATAGCCGCGCAGGCGGATGAGGATGCTGGGCGCTTCCTACGCATTGGTGCGCGGCCGGAATCTGTCTCCGTTACCGGTAGCATCAAGTTCGACGTGGAGATATCGGATGAGATCCGCTCCGCATCATCCGGGTTGCGCCAGCAACTCGGAGCAGGCCGCCCCGTCTGGATCGCGGCCAGTACCCACGAAGGCGAAGACCGCCAGATTCTGGAAGCCCACCAGCAAATAATGCTTAAGCATCCCGGCGCGTTACTGGTGATTGTGCCCCGGCATCCGGAGCGGTTCGATGATGTGGCAGAAATGGCCCGCTCAATGGGGCTGGTTGTGCAGCGTCGTTCAGTCGCCGGTGAGAACAACGAAAGCCGTTGTCAGGTGTACCTCGGAGACACCATGGGTGAACTGCTGATGCTTTACGGGGCATGCGACATTGCGTTCGTTGGCGGTTCATTGATCGAGCGGGGTGGACACAACCCGCTGGAACCCGCGGCCTGGGGAATGCCGGTGCTCTCCGGCCCTCATATCTTCAACTTTGAAACCATCTATAGCCGGCTTGATGCGGGGGAGGGGCTTTACATAACCTCGTCCTCCGAAGCATTGGCCGCGTGCGTGACGCAGCTGATTGCGGACAAGGGTGCGGCCGAGAAGGCCGGGCGCAATGCGTTGGCTGTGGTAAACGCTAACCGGGGTGCGCTGGAGAAGGTGGTCGACGGGATTGTTGAGCGGGTCTAG
- the lpxL gene encoding LpxL/LpxP family Kdo(2)-lipid IV(A) lauroyl/palmitoleoyl acyltransferase, which translates to MKRVKKGKQTTRDTRYSSYLHPRWWPTWMGIGLMWLAARLPLKIQWWLGRRIGDLVYHLAARRRHITEVNIRLCFPELSGREQQALVKKSFQANGIGVMEIGLAWFRNPTSFIPITRVHGLEHVDSALAQGKGILLLGGHYSTLDLGGSLVTEFIEADVMQRDHNNPLMNAVMTRARERRYGMVLDSRNLRGLLKQLKSNRIVWYATDQDYGRKGIVFAPFFGVPAGSITATSRIADRSGCAVVPFSHFRREHEPGYDVYFHPPLDNFPSGDDMADATLVNKTIENEIRKHPDQYLWMHRRFKTRPSRKDPDLYRKEAN; encoded by the coding sequence GTGAAACGAGTGAAGAAAGGCAAACAGACAACCCGCGATACTCGCTACTCCAGTTACCTTCACCCTCGCTGGTGGCCCACCTGGATGGGCATCGGTTTGATGTGGCTGGCAGCCCGGCTGCCCCTGAAAATCCAGTGGTGGCTGGGCAGGCGCATTGGTGATCTGGTCTATCATCTTGCAGCTCGTCGGCGTCATATTACTGAAGTGAATATTCGTCTGTGCTTTCCCGAGCTGTCCGGGCGGGAACAACAGGCCCTGGTTAAAAAATCCTTCCAGGCCAATGGTATCGGGGTGATGGAAATCGGGCTGGCGTGGTTTCGCAACCCCACCTCGTTTATTCCCATCACCAGAGTGCACGGGCTCGAGCACGTTGATAGCGCCCTGGCCCAGGGCAAAGGCATTCTGCTACTGGGAGGCCACTACAGCACCCTGGATCTGGGGGGCAGCCTGGTGACAGAATTCATTGAAGCCGACGTTATGCAGCGTGACCACAACAACCCGCTGATGAACGCAGTGATGACCCGCGCCAGAGAGCGCCGCTATGGCATGGTGCTTGACAGCAGGAACCTGAGAGGCCTGCTCAAACAGCTTAAAAGCAACCGCATCGTCTGGTACGCGACGGATCAGGATTACGGGCGCAAGGGCATCGTATTTGCGCCGTTCTTCGGGGTGCCGGCGGGATCCATCACCGCCACCTCGCGAATTGCGGATCGCAGCGGGTGTGCGGTGGTACCGTTCAGCCATTTCCGCCGCGAGCACGAGCCAGGGTACGACGTTTACTTCCACCCTCCGCTGGACAATTTCCCCTCCGGAGACGACATGGCGGATGCAACCCTGGTAAACAAAACCATTGAAAACGAGATCCGCAAACATCCGGATCAATACCTTTGGATGCACCGGCGGTTCAAGACCCGCCCGTCCCGGAAGGACCCGGACCTTTACCGCAAGGAAGCGAACTGA
- a CDS encoding mitochondrial fission ELM1 family protein produces the protein MGLSAPVVWLLTDNKPGHRNQLKGLGNRLRVLSGASVAEIDATEVPVPLWRALLGMAPAMNETLRAPDLIIAAGSGTHRLLLSLRRRRKAKTVVLMKPGFPIGWVDAAIIPEHDDIDPARHILITEGVINAITPLARITDKPEGLILIGGPSPHFDWDDDVVLGQVSQLMGRYPEWRWTISGSRRTPEPLLQKLQELAGPKVTVVDHERTHAGWLPHQLSASRAVWVTPDSTSMVCEAATSGVPTGLFEMAPRHHSRVARGMASLVEKGYVARWSDHASVMTGKLPGSPSLWEADRAARWLINHFLKEGEH, from the coding sequence ATGGGATTATCAGCACCCGTTGTCTGGCTACTCACCGACAACAAACCTGGCCACCGAAACCAGTTGAAAGGGCTCGGCAACCGTTTACGAGTGCTGTCCGGCGCCAGTGTGGCCGAGATTGACGCTACGGAAGTTCCGGTTCCCCTGTGGCGTGCTCTGCTGGGCATGGCTCCCGCTATGAATGAAACCCTGCGCGCGCCAGACCTGATTATCGCAGCCGGCAGCGGCACCCACCGTCTGCTGCTGTCACTCCGGCGGCGCCGAAAAGCAAAAACCGTGGTCCTGATGAAACCGGGGTTTCCCATTGGCTGGGTCGATGCGGCCATTATTCCCGAGCATGACGACATTGACCCGGCCAGACACATCCTGATCACCGAAGGCGTGATCAACGCCATCACGCCGCTGGCACGCATTACTGACAAACCCGAAGGCCTGATCCTCATCGGTGGCCCATCTCCCCATTTCGACTGGGACGACGATGTGGTGCTGGGGCAAGTGTCACAGCTTATGGGGCGCTACCCCGAATGGCGCTGGACCATCAGTGGCTCCCGTCGTACACCGGAACCCCTGCTGCAAAAGCTGCAGGAACTGGCAGGCCCCAAGGTCACGGTTGTGGATCATGAGCGAACCCACGCAGGCTGGCTCCCCCATCAACTGTCCGCCTCACGGGCGGTCTGGGTAACACCGGACAGCACGTCCATGGTCTGCGAAGCTGCTACCTCCGGCGTTCCAACCGGCCTGTTTGAAATGGCTCCCAGACACCACAGCCGAGTCGCCCGAGGCATGGCCAGCCTGGTGGAAAAAGGATACGTTGCGCGCTGGAGTGACCATGCCTCGGTGATGACAGGCAAACTGCCAGGATCACCCAGCCTGTGGGAGGCTGACCGGGCCGCACGGTGGCTGATCAACCATTTTCTGAAGGAAGGCGAGCATTGA
- a CDS encoding glycosyltransferase family 4 protein: protein MRILQALPALYSGGVERGTVEFAADLVKRGHESFVVSKGGPMAEQLRGQGSEHIFMPIHRKTPASFGQILPMRKLLLELKPDIVHVRSRMPAWIIFLALKSIPANQRPAIVSTFHGMYSVTPYSAIMTRADHIIAVSGCVRDYVLTNYPVPEEKLTVIQRGVDVDAFRQRELSSQWLDRWFRQYPQLANQKIIMMPGRISRWKGQLDFLAMMAQLVQERPDCHGIIVGGAEPGKEQFLEELEKERTRLNLTDKVSFLGQRNDMTTLYLLANVVCHMSTKPEPFGRTVTEALASGTPVAAFDRGGAAETLRACFPEGLVKPDDIKAFAKTALSLIDKTRPEIEIPWRFRLEAQTESTLKVYETLLARKQAQQ from the coding sequence TTGAGGATTCTCCAGGCGTTACCCGCGCTATACAGCGGCGGTGTTGAACGGGGCACCGTGGAATTCGCCGCCGACCTGGTCAAGCGCGGTCACGAATCCTTTGTGGTATCAAAAGGCGGGCCCATGGCCGAGCAACTGCGTGGGCAAGGCTCGGAACACATATTCATGCCCATACACCGGAAGACTCCGGCGTCTTTCGGGCAGATCCTGCCAATGCGGAAACTGCTGCTGGAGCTGAAACCGGATATCGTGCATGTCCGCTCCCGCATGCCCGCCTGGATCATTTTCCTGGCCCTGAAAAGCATTCCGGCAAATCAGCGGCCGGCTATTGTCTCCACTTTTCATGGCATGTATTCCGTCACTCCCTACAGCGCCATCATGACCAGGGCTGATCATATAATCGCCGTATCCGGGTGTGTCAGGGATTACGTGCTCACCAACTACCCGGTACCGGAAGAAAAACTGACGGTCATCCAGCGTGGTGTGGATGTGGATGCCTTCCGTCAGCGGGAGCTCAGCTCACAATGGCTGGACCGCTGGTTCCGCCAGTACCCGCAGCTGGCCAACCAGAAAATCATTATGATGCCCGGGCGCATTTCACGCTGGAAAGGCCAGCTGGATTTCCTGGCCATGATGGCGCAGCTGGTTCAAGAACGGCCGGATTGTCACGGCATCATCGTCGGCGGCGCCGAACCCGGCAAGGAGCAATTCCTGGAAGAACTGGAAAAGGAACGCACCCGTCTGAACCTTACCGACAAGGTGAGCTTTCTCGGCCAGCGCAATGACATGACCACCCTGTACCTGCTGGCGAATGTGGTATGCCACATGTCCACCAAACCAGAGCCTTTCGGGCGTACCGTTACCGAAGCGCTGGCATCAGGCACACCTGTCGCCGCCTTCGACCGCGGTGGTGCCGCCGAGACCCTGCGCGCCTGCTTCCCCGAGGGATTGGTAAAGCCAGATGACATCAAGGCATTTGCAAAAACAGCCCTGTCCCTGATCGACAAAACCAGACCTGAGATTGAAATCCCCTGGCGGTTCCGGCTGGAGGCACAGACCGAATCAACCCTTAAGGTCTATGAAACCCTGCTGGCCAGGAAACAGGCGCAACAATGA
- a CDS encoding glycosyltransferase, with translation MNTRGPLTIALVIATPGTGWGGMEKHTADLAEALAARGHAILVLAHSAYSERFPKPVLFHPLPFQLGRRNLWLRHRLQRTLRSIQPDIVHAQGNKAASLVSSIRHDGQVTVGTLHGTKSSHKAFEKLDGVIGVSREITRSVAHSHARLIFNGLRPMENTDPDDRYGPEIPIPGKRPLLLAAGRLEPVKQFNTLIRAWAQANCDGKLVILGDGSQRARLNTLIRELGAEDNILLPGHEPRIQQWLQAATACIISSSREGFPYIMVEALMAGCPVLSTPVSGVGDFLPQSCIAASDSLEDITTLISTNLAEPGLLTEIQSKCFEQAREQLSLETMVSKTEAFYRDLLASLPARR, from the coding sequence ATGAATACCCGGGGCCCGCTAACCATTGCATTGGTGATTGCCACACCCGGCACCGGATGGGGCGGGATGGAAAAACACACAGCAGACCTGGCGGAGGCACTTGCAGCACGGGGCCATGCCATTCTCGTGTTGGCCCATTCCGCCTATAGCGAACGCTTTCCCAAGCCTGTCCTTTTCCACCCGCTGCCATTCCAGCTCGGCCGACGCAATCTTTGGCTACGACACCGCCTGCAACGAACACTTCGCTCCATCCAGCCGGACATTGTCCACGCTCAGGGCAACAAGGCTGCCAGCCTCGTCAGTAGCATTCGTCATGATGGGCAGGTGACTGTCGGTACGCTGCACGGCACCAAAAGCTCCCACAAAGCGTTCGAAAAGCTGGATGGCGTGATCGGCGTCAGCCGTGAAATAACGCGTTCCGTCGCACATTCCCATGCCCGGCTGATTTTCAACGGCCTGCGGCCGATGGAGAACACCGATCCTGATGACCGTTATGGGCCGGAGATACCCATTCCCGGTAAGCGCCCGCTGCTGCTGGCGGCAGGTCGGCTGGAACCGGTCAAACAGTTCAACACGTTGATCCGGGCGTGGGCTCAGGCCAACTGTGACGGCAAGCTGGTGATTCTGGGCGATGGCAGCCAGCGGGCGCGCCTCAACACATTAATCCGGGAACTCGGCGCCGAAGACAACATCCTGCTTCCGGGTCATGAACCCCGGATTCAGCAATGGTTGCAGGCGGCCACGGCCTGCATCATCAGCTCCAGCCGGGAAGGTTTTCCCTATATCATGGTGGAGGCGCTGATGGCTGGCTGTCCGGTTCTGTCCACACCGGTCAGTGGGGTCGGGGACTTCCTGCCCCAAAGCTGCATCGCGGCCTCGGATAGCCTTGAGGATATCACCACACTGATCAGCACCAACCTGGCTGAGCCTGGCCTGCTGACGGAAATCCAGAGCAAATGCTTCGAACAGGCCCGTGAGCAACTCAGCCTTGAGACAATGGTGTCAAAGACTGAGGCTTTTTATCGGGACCTGCTTGCCAGCCTGCCGGCAAGGCGCTGA
- a CDS encoding GDSL-type esterase/lipase family protein, which translates to MNGCIAYGDCNTEGVKGYHEQVWPEMVAEHLGLALTNCGHTMSTTRELLHYAEAFPPRGYQLAFIQYGLVDSWLTFRGAPYVLYYPDNPRRKLARKLVKKLKKWARHFQLQERWGAVEQVPLDEYLGNIEKVVRSAPDTLFVLVATPPNLDEPRNPRIERYNQGLHQLAGQEPNALLADAYERLWQQKANTLMDDGTHLTVEGHRVVAGAVISALPAGWQAGPDKKPQSLTPLSQG; encoded by the coding sequence ATGAACGGTTGTATTGCCTACGGTGATTGCAATACCGAAGGGGTAAAAGGTTACCACGAACAGGTCTGGCCAGAGATGGTAGCAGAACATCTGGGCCTGGCCCTCACCAACTGTGGCCACACCATGAGCACAACCCGTGAGCTGCTGCACTACGCGGAAGCCTTTCCGCCCCGGGGCTATCAACTGGCCTTCATCCAGTATGGGCTGGTGGACTCCTGGCTCACCTTCCGCGGCGCACCCTATGTTCTGTATTACCCGGACAACCCTCGCAGGAAGCTTGCCAGGAAACTGGTGAAGAAGCTCAAGAAATGGGCCCGCCACTTTCAACTTCAGGAACGCTGGGGGGCGGTGGAGCAGGTGCCGCTGGACGAATACCTGGGCAATATTGAAAAGGTGGTACGTTCTGCGCCTGACACGCTTTTTGTGCTGGTGGCCACGCCGCCCAATCTTGATGAGCCAAGAAACCCGCGTATCGAACGTTACAATCAAGGTTTGCATCAATTGGCCGGGCAAGAGCCCAATGCGTTACTGGCGGATGCCTATGAGCGGCTATGGCAGCAAAAGGCGAATACCCTGATGGATGACGGCACACACCTTACTGTTGAAGGGCATCGGGTTGTGGCGGGCGCGGTAATCAGCGCCTTGCCGGCAGGCTGGCAAGCAGGTCCCGATAAAAAGCCTCAGTCTTTGACACCATTGTCTCAAGGCTGA
- a CDS encoding YrbL family protein, with product MIDLSGLEPFASGYNRHCYQHPDDPTLCLKVLRPENIEARYQRQAWPKKVLGKARIDDNRQELRAHQQQAIRKLLAEDQSSLVWTHLPRFHGNAATSLGPANVSEFISGSDGLPAETLEHYLQRLGFDQPMQGAVDRFCQWLIETGILTRNLLPHNLVIAIRNGQPELFLVDGLGAPAIPDRLAAIPAWRKRYITRRIRRFYLRIDWESGAKNQSWEVSQKL from the coding sequence ATGATTGACCTGTCAGGCCTCGAACCCTTCGCCTCTGGCTACAACCGGCATTGCTATCAGCACCCGGATGACCCCACATTGTGTCTCAAAGTCCTCCGCCCTGAAAACATTGAGGCCCGTTATCAACGCCAGGCCTGGCCCAAAAAGGTCCTCGGCAAGGCCCGAATCGATGACAACCGACAGGAGCTCAGGGCTCACCAGCAGCAGGCCATCAGGAAGCTGCTCGCTGAGGATCAAAGCTCGTTGGTCTGGACTCACCTGCCCCGATTCCACGGCAACGCTGCCACCTCCCTGGGCCCCGCGAACGTCAGCGAATTCATTAGCGGAAGCGATGGCTTGCCGGCCGAAACACTCGAACATTATTTGCAGCGCCTGGGATTTGACCAGCCCATGCAGGGTGCCGTGGATCGGTTCTGCCAATGGCTTATTGAAACCGGCATCCTGACCCGCAACCTGTTGCCCCATAACCTGGTGATTGCCATCAGGAACGGGCAGCCGGAGCTGTTCCTGGTGGACGGTCTTGGCGCACCCGCGATACCTGACAGGCTGGCTGCTATCCCTGCTTGGCGCAAGCGCTACATCACCCGCCGGATAAGGCGGTTTTACCTCCGGATCGATTGGGAATCCGGCGCCAAGAACCAAAGCTGGGAAGTGTCGCAGAAGCTGTGA